Proteins encoded together in one Schistocerca americana isolate TAMUIC-IGC-003095 chromosome 8, iqSchAmer2.1, whole genome shotgun sequence window:
- the LOC124545905 gene encoding uncharacterized protein LOC124545905, which yields MGKKIATKEFNIPPPKCFPSTNVILPHFLIGDEAFALSDYMMKPYSRRVAASHPDKQIYNYRLCSARRVSENAFGLLSQVFRVFYSPIPVAPEVANDLVLSACCLHNLLRDGYLEENDIPFYSYSFNEAASQTTFIAFLVLEDF from the coding sequence ATGGGCAAGAAAATAGCCACAAAGGAGTTTAATATACCTCCACCAAAATGTTTCCCAAGCACCAATGTGATATTACCACATTTCCTTATAGGAGACGAAGCGTTTGCTCTCAGTGATTATATGATGAAACCTTATTCCAGAAGAGTTGCTGCATCACATCCAGACAAACAGATCTATAATTACAGATTATGCAGTGCTCGTCGAGTGTCGGAAAACGCCTTTGGGCTATTAAGCCAAGTATTTAGGGTATTTTATAGCCCTATTCCTGTGGCGCCTGAAGTGGCTAACGACCTCGTTTTGTCGGCATGTTGTTTACACAATTTGCTACGAGACGGTTATCTTGAAGAAAATGATATTCCATTTTATAGCTATAGTTTTAACGAAGCAGCCAGCCAAACAACATTCATAGCTTTTCTCGTTTTGGAGGATTTCTAA